The stretch of DNA CACGTAGCTAACGGAGACGAAGGCCGCGACATCGTTTTGATTCCACAGTCTGCACACGGCACCAACGCTGCCTCGGCAACGCTGGCCAACCTGCGTGTGGTGGTGGTCGGCACCGCAGCCGACGGCTCGATCGACTTGGACGACCTGGACGCCAAGATCGAAAAGCACGGCGAGCATGTCGCTGGCATCATGATCACCTACCCATCGACCCACGGCGTGTTCGAAGACACCGTCCGTCAAGTCTGCAAGAAGGTGCACGACGCCGGCGGACAGGTCTACATCGATGGCGCGAACATGAACGCCCTGACCGGCCTGGCTGCCCCGGGCGAGTTTGGTGGCGACGTCTCCCACCTGAACCTGCACAAGACGTTCACCATCCCACACGGTGGAGGTGGACCAGGTGTTGGCCCGGTCTGTGTGGCCGAACACTTGGTTCCATTCCTGCCAGGTGATGCCCGTGACGTTGATCCAACCGCCCCAATCGCCGTCGGCGAAGGCGTGCCGGTTGCAGGTGCCGCTTTCGGCTCCGCTGGCGTGTTGCCAATTCCTTGGGCTTACATCGCGATGATGGGCGCCGAAGGACTCAAGGCCGCCACCTCTTATGCAATTCTGGCCGCCAACTACGTCTCCCACGCGCTCAAAGATGCTTTCCCGACGCTCTACACCGGCGAAAATGGGCTCGTAGCCCACGAGTGCATTCTGGACCTGCGTGAGCTCACCAAGCAGTCCGGTGTGACAGCGACGGACGTCGCAAAGCGCCTGGTTGACTACGGTTTCCACGCTCCGACCCTGTCCTTCCCTGTCGCTGGCACCCTCATGGTCGAGCCAACTGAGTCCGAGGACCTGGCTGAGCTGGACCGATTCATTGAGGCGATGCTTTCGATCCGCGCGGAGATTCAGGAAATCATCGACGGCAAGATCAGCCTCGAGGATTCCGTGCTTTCCCATGCGCCGTTCACGGCCCCAGCTATCGCAGCCGACGAGTGGGAATACAAGTTCACCCGTCAGCAGGCGGCCTTCCCAGTTCCGGGTCTGCGTCGCACGAAGTACTACCCGGCTGTCCGTCGTATCGACGAAGCCTACGGCGACCGCAACCTCGTCTGCTCCTGCCCGCCACCATCCGCATTCGATTTCACTGAGGAGTCCTAAATGTCCGATGTGTTGTATTCCCCCCTGCACACCGAGCATGAAGCACTAGGCGCCTCTTTCACTGCCTTCGGCGCGTGGCAGATGCCACTGAAGTACGGTTCCGAACTCGCCGAGCACAAGGCGGTCCGCGAAAACGTCGGACTTTTCGATCTCTCGCACATGGGCGAAATCCGGGTCACCGGCGCCCAGGCCGGCGAATTCCTGGACTACGCGCTGATCTCCCAGCTCTCGACGATCGCTGTGGGCAAAGCGAAGTACACCATGATCGTGCAGCCAGACGGGGGCATTATCGACGACCTGATCGTCTACCGGCTCGATGACGCGGAATTCCTCGTGGTCCCTAACGCTGGCAACGCTGATGTCGTCTGGGACGAGCTTTCCGCGCGCGCTGCGGGCTTCGATGTTTCTTTGGCGAACGAATCCCGCACCACGGCTCTCGTCGCTGTGCAAGGCCCCCGCGCCGAGGAGCTGCTCACCGGCATCGCCGAAGATGCAGCTGCTGTACGTGAGCTGAAGTATTACGCGACGGTACCGGCAAAAATCGCTGGCTTTGATGTCTTGCTCGCTCGCACCGGGTACACCGGCGAGGACGGCTTTGAGCTTTTCCTGCCCAATGAACAGGCCTCGACACTGTGGGAAGCTCTCGTTGCAGCTGGAAAGCCGTTCGAGATGCTGCCATGTGGGCTAGCAGCCCGTGATTCCCTGCGTCTTGAGGCAGGTATGCCGCTCTACGGCAACGAACTCAATCGCACGTTGACCCCTGCCGATGCCGGTCTCGGCGTGCTGGTGTCCAAGAAGAAGGAAGGTGACTTCCTGGCTAAGGATGCCCTCCTCGGCGCCGAAGCTCCGAAGCGCAAGCTCATCGGCTTGCAGGGTGAAGGTCGACGGGCGGCGCGCGCCCACTCGATGATCCTTTCCCCGGAAGGCGCAGAGATCGGCGAGGTAACTTCTGGCCAGCTCTCCCCAACCCTTGGCTACCCAGTTGCGATGGCCTACCTCGATGTGGATTTCGCCGAGGAAGGCCGCGAGCTGGACGTAGATATCCGTGGCAAGAAGCACACCTACCGTGTTGTCAAACTGCCTTTCTACAAGCGTGGCTAAAATTTAATCTGACACTTCTCACCCGAAAGGCTAACCATGTCTAACCTTCCTGAGTCTTACTCCTACTCTGCTGACCACGAGTGGATCTCCGGCGCCGAGGTCGGCGCTACCGTCAAGCTCGGCATCACCGACTTCGCTGCTAACGCTCTCGGTGAAATCGTCTACGTTGACCTGCCTGCAGTGGGTGACACCGTTGAGATCGGCGAGACCTGTGGCGAAGTTGAGTCCACCAAGTCCGTTTCCGACCTGTTCTCCCCGGTCAACGGCACCGTCGTTGCCGTCAACGACGAGCTTGCCGACGCCCCCGAGACCATCAACTCCGATCCATTCGAAGCTGGTTGGCTCTTCGAGGTCGAAATCACCGAGGTCGGCCCAGTCATGACTGCCGCTGAATACGCGGAAAAGAACGGCATCTAGGTCGCCTCACCCCCAAAAAAACGGCCCACCTCAGTATTGAGGTAGGCCGTTTTTCTATTGAATTTGCGGTTGCTTGCGCTCGTGGAACCAGGGCAGCCAGACGATCGTCATGACGAGCACAGCCAGTGCGATGATTACGTAGTACGGCAAGTCCATCGTGTAGCTGAACGCTATGACTAGCGCAGCGAGGGTAGCTACTATTCGCCACGGCAACTTGATCACTGACTCTCTCCTCTACAACTTAACGGTTGTTACTTTAAATAAGTCTCTCAAGGGAGAGAGCGTCAAGCGCTGTAACAGGATCGTAATGGCAGGGGCTAGCTAAACAGATCACTCAGGCCCGAACCAGACGAGCTGGATTCCCCCGCTCCACCGAAAATCTGCCCCTCCGACGGCTGCACCACCACGATGCCCTGACCACCGAATCCCAGCTGGATAGACTCGCCGGTGCCGCCGTGGACCAAGGAACGAAGGCCACCAGTGAAGTCGGTGCGGACCTGCATCTGCACGCCGGAGGTCCACAGCACCGCTGCTTGCGGGTCAGCGAAGGTGGGGGCTTCGGCCACGTTGAGGGCGATTGGATCGCCGTCGGTAAGCACGGCAACGAACCCAGTGCCCCGCAGCGAAACGTTGAAAAGCCCGCCGGCCATCATTCCGCCGCCCTTGATGCGGTGGACGTCCCATTCGATGCTGGAAGAGAACGCGAGGACGTTCTTACCGTTGACGGAGATCATGTCATTTTCCAGGAAGAGGATTTGCACTTCCTGGGCTTGGTCGGCAAGGAAAACCTGGCCAGCGCCGGAAACGTGCATCATTTCTACGCCTTCGCCGGTGACGGCTTTCTTGAACATTTTGCCCAGGCCACCAGACCCCTTGTTTTCAAACCTCACATCGCCCTGGTAGGCCACCATCGAGCCGACCTTCGCTTGGATCGGCGCACCTTGCAAGTTCACCTTGAGCATTTTCTTGTTCTGCTGGACGAACTGGTCATTGGACTGGATTTCAGCCGAGTTTTGAAACAGGTATCCGTGGATTGGCATCGGGGCTCCTCATAGTTGAAAGGTCTGTGCACACCCCATTGAACCCGAATTTCTCCTTTTGAACATCAGGGTTTTCCCCCAATGTACACCTAGTTTTCGGATGCGTCGCATCGGCGTATCCTAATGTTTCATGACAGCCCCTCGCGCCCCTTTTACCGCACCCGATGCCCCGATCCGACGCAGTGGCGAGCCGATTGACGTCGTCAAGCTTGGGCTCCAGGATTATGAGCAGATGTGGCATCGTCAGGCCGACATCGCGGCCCAGCGCGCCAATGACGAGATCCACGACCAGCTGCTGATGCTCGAGCACCCGTCGATATACACCGCGGGCAAGCGCACCCAGCCCGAGGATCGCCCCACCAACGGCCTGCCGGTCATTGACGTGGACCGTGGTGGTCGCATCACCTGGCATGGCCCCGGCCAACTGGTCTGCTACCCGATCATCAAACTCAACGACCCTGTTGACGTGGTCGACTATGTGCGCCGCGTGGAGGAAGCACTCATCCAGGTGGTGCGCCAACTCGGTGTCACCACTGCCGGGCGTATCGACGGCCGTTCCGGAGTATGGGTCCCGGCCAGTGACGGCCGGGCGGACCGCAAAATTGCCGCGCTCGGTATCCGAATCACTCGCGGGGTGTCTATGCATGGGCTCGCGCTGAACTGCAACAACACCCTCGAGTACTACGACCACATCGTCCCCTGCGGCATCGACGATGCCGGAGTGACCACCCTCGCCGCCGAGCTCGGACGAGACGTGACGGTGGATGAATGCATTGAGCCAATTTCGGTGGCCCTGATTGATGCCCTCGAAGGGCGTCTTACCGTGGCTGACCATACGTTTGGCACGGCTCCGGATCCCTGTAAGGGGTTAGGCAAGCGAAAGGTGTAGGGTTGGCTGCGTGACTGTTGCACCTGACGGAAGAAGAATGCTCCGCGTTGAGGCTCGTAACTCCGAGACTCCCATTGAGAGCAAACCACGCTGGATCCGCACCTCGGTGAAAACGGGTCCGGAATATCAAGATATGAAACAGCGCGTTTCCGGCGCTTCCCTACACACTGTTTGCCAAGAGGCAGGGTGCCCCAACATCCACGAATGTTGGGAATCCCGCGAGGCCACTTTCCTCATCGGCGGTGACCAGTGCTCGCGGCGCTGCGATTTCTGCCAAATCCACACCGGCAAGCCAGACCCACTCGATCGCGACGAGCCGCGTCGCGTCGCGGAATCCGTGCGCGAGATGGGGCTTAACTACGCCACCATTACCGGCGTCACCCGTGACGATTTGGAAGACGAAGGTGCCTGGCTCTACGCGGAAGTCGTCCGCCAGATCCACGCGTTGAATCCCAACACGGGCGTGGAAAACCTGGTTCCGGACTTCTCCGGCAAGCCTGACCTGCTTCAACAAGTTTTCGAGGCGCGCCCCGAGGTGTTCGCGCACAACATTGAAACCGTGCCACGTATCTTCAAGCGCATCCGCCCAGCGTTCCGCTATGATCGCTCCCTGGACGTCATCCGCCAGGCTCGAGATTTCGGCCTGGTGACCAAGTCCAACCTGATCCTCGGCATGGGCGAAACCGTCGAAGAAATCCAGGAAGCCCTGCGCGACCTGCGTTCGGCTGGCTGTGACATCATCACCATCACCCAGTACCTGCGCCCAGGACTGAAATTCCACCCGATCGAACGATGGGTGAAGCCGGAAGAATTTGTCGAGCACGCAGATTATGCCCGCGAGCTGGGCTTTACCGGCGTTATGTCCGGCCCGTTGGTGCGCTCCTCCTACCGCGCCGGCCGCCTCTACGCCCAGACTATCGCCGCACGCGGCGAGGAACTGCCAGAGAACTTGAAGCACCTCGCTGAAACCTCCGCTGGTTCCACCGCCCAGGAAGCCACTTCCCTGCTGGCGAAGTACGGCGCATCCGAAGACACCCCCGTGACCACCCGCGCATAGTCTCGCCCCAGCGGGCTCGTGCGCCTAATCGACGCCAGCTTTTCTAGATTCCTGGAGAAGCAGGCGTCGATTTCGTGTTTTCGTTCGCTTTTGTGCCCGCCTGGTTTGGGAGTCGGCGAGAGTGTGAAAACGGGCGGGCGGCACGTCGGCCGTCGCCAAGCCTGTGGCCCGGATCAATCCTCGGGAATCGGGTCTGCTTCGCACAGGTAGGCGGCGGTGCCGAGGGGATCGTCGATAAACTCGCGCGTGGCTTCGACCAGGGAGGTTTCCTCATACGACACGCGGGTCAATGCGCCGTCGCGGATCTCGAGAATCTCCGCGCCTGGAACGGCCAAAATGATCGGCGAATGGGTAGCGATGATGAACTGCGCACCACGCCTGGCCAGATCCGCGATACGAGCAGCGGCAACAATCTGTGAGTCGGGCGACAGCCCAGATTCGGGCTCATCCAGGAGGTACAGTCCATTCGCATGAAAGCGGTTCTTCAGCAGGTGCAAGGAGCTTTCGCCGTGTGACATCGTGTGCATCCGCGGGCCAAAGCGCGGATCGTAGAATCCAGGCGCATCATAATAGCTAAAGACCTTGTTCATGGCCTCCGCGCGCAAGAAGTAGCCATCGCGAGGGTTGCGCGAACGGAAGATACGCAGCCAATAGTGCAGCTCGGAGACGGTATCCGCTGAAGAAAATAGGCTGTTTCGAGTGCCACCGGCTGGATTGAAGCGCATGCCGACGGCCAATGCTTCCACCAGCGTCGACTTACCAGCACCGTTTTCCCCCACCAAAAAAGTAACGGAAGACGTGAAGTCGATCCGGCCGGCGCCCAACAGCGACTTCACGATCGGCAACTGACGCAGGTAAGCGTTATCTTCCCCTGGTTCGAGTTCCGAGAGCTCGAACCCACTGATAAAAGTCATCGCAACCTGCCTAGCTCTCCGAGGATCCGCTGCTGCGGGTCCCGCAGGAAGTCGCGATAAGTCAGGTAGATCGGGTGGTCCTCGTACGCCACCTGACCAAGCCTTTCCGACGACAGATGCCAAATATCCGCTCCTGGCACCGCCAAAATGATCGGCGAGTGTGTTGCGATAATGAATTGTCCCCCACCTCGAGCGATCATGTCGATATACCCCAATAGCGCCATTTGATGGATGGGACTCAGCCCGACTTCGGGTTCATCGAGGATGAACAGTCCCTTGGAAAAGAAGTGGCGCTCCACCACATCCATGATGGATTCGCTATGCGAACGCGCCACCGGCTCGCCAGCATTCGCCACATTGAATTGAGTTTCCGAGCGCAGAAAATAGCCATTGATCAGCGGCAATGAGCCTCGAATGACGAGGGCGCGGTGCAGCTTCGAGGTGGTCCATTCTGCTGCGCGATTGAACTCAGCCTGTACGCCTCCGGCGGCGTCAAACCCCAACCGGCACGCCATCGCCTCGATGAGCGTGGATTTTCCGGCACCGTTTTCGCCGGTCAGGATCGTGACTGGTCGCGTGAATCGGAAAGTCCCCAGGGCACCTAGATGCCTGGCCAGCGGCAGCGATGTGGAATAATCCCCATTGCTGATGGGCTTCAGGTACAACCGGTCCACGTACATGAGATACACGTTACCTCCGTTCAATTGGGCGTCGAAAAGCACGCGTCGGGGGCCGATTAGCGTAAAGCACCCCCAAATGTCCTAAAGTAGTGGTCATGGCAGATGCAAAGAAGGCGCAGTTGAAGGCAGCCGAAAAGGAAGCAAAGGCAGCTAAGCGCGCGCAGCGAAAGCAGAATTACTCGCAAATGTGGCAAGCGTTTAACATCCAGCGCAAGAACGACAAGGCGCTGGTTCCGCTCATGCTTATCGCAGTGGTCGGCATGGCCGTGCTGTTCTTTGGTCTGGGCTTGCTCTTCAATTCGCAATGGTGGATGCTGCCGATTGGTTTGGCGCTGGGCATCATGCTGGCGATGTTTATCTTCACCCGACGTGTCGAAAAGTCTGTCTACGACCAGGCTGAAAACCAGCCCGGTGCTGCCGGTTGGGCACTGGAGAACCTCAAGTCGGGTGTCGGAATGGCTTGGCGCACCAAGACGGCGATCGCTGCCAACACCCACATGGACGCGGTCCACCGCGTCATTGGCAACCCCGGAATTGTCCTGGTTGGCGAAGGCGAAATGCATCGACTAAAGCCGCTGATGGCGCAGGCCGAAAAGCGTCTGAACCGAGTTTCCGGCGGAGTACCGATCTACAAAATCTACACCGGTGAAGGCGAGGACCAGGTCCGCATCCGCAACCTGCAGCGCGAACTGATGAAGCTCCCTCGCAACTACAAGAAGGACGAAGTCTACGCGTTGGCCAACAAGATCGAAGCCATGGACCACATCTCCGGCCAAGGCCAGCCAGGCTTGCCGAAGGGCCCTCTGCCCAAGGGCGCGAAGGTCTCCGGTATGAATCGGCGGGCGCGCCGCCAAGCTGAGCGCGGGGGACGCTAGCTCACGGCTGTTAGCGCCCTAGCTCGTCCTAGTTGATGACGGCGCAAATATCATGCACACTGCTTAGCGTGCAGGTATTTGTAGAAAATCAACTACTTGCCCTAGTGACCATCATGGCACTGGGGCTTTTGCTTGGCCGCGTCCGGGTCTTCGGCTTCCAACTAGGAGTTGCCGCCGTCTTATTTGTGGGCCTAGGCTTTGCGACGCTCAACCCAGCTATCGCCCTGCCACCCATCGTCTTCATCATCGGTCTTTCCCTGTTCGTCTACACGATCGGCTTAGAGTCCGGGCCGGACTTCTTCCGTTCCTTGCGGACCACCGGATTGAAAGCAAATATCTTCGCACTCGCGGTCATAGCTGTGTCCACGCTGTTGGCTTGGGTGTTGATCAAAGCCTTTGATTTAGATGCCGCCACCGGCGCGGGTATGTTCACCGGAGCGCTCACCAACACGCCTGCGATGGCCGCGGTGGTGGATTCTCTGCCAGGTCTAGTTAGCCCCGACCAGCTCGCGGACGTCGCCGAACTGCCGGTCGTTACCTATTCATTGGCCTACCCGATCGGTGTGCTGGGTGTGATCGTGGCTATCGCGGTTTGCCACGCACTGTTTCGCGTCAATCCGGCTGCCGAGGCGGAGGCCGCGGGCGTGGCCGTGCACGAGCTTCTTACCGCCCGGGTGCGGGTGACCAAGGACGATCTTCCTGCGTTGACCAACATTCCCTACATTTTGGAACTAGACATCATCATCTCCAGGCGGGAGCGCGCAGGCGAACTGCATATCCCTGAGCTGGGCGATCGGGCACGCATCGGCGACATCTTGACGGTCGTCGGCACCGAATCCGAAGTCGCGCGCGCAACGGCGTTGATGGGTGAGAGCGTGCCCGGAGATCCCACGCACGACGAGGGGCTAGACTATCGACGCATCTTCGTCTCGAACCCCTCCATCGTGGGAATTCCACTCGCGAAACTGCGCCCCCAAATGTCCGACATGTTGGTCACCCGCGTGCGGCGTGGCGACGTCGACATGGTGGCCACCCCCGAGATGAGCCTGCAACTCGGGGATCGCGTACGCGTAGTCTGCCCCAGCGAACGCCTCGACCGAGCGACAAGGTTCTTCGGCGATTCCTACAAGAAAATCTCCGATATCAATCTGCTGCCCCTTCTGGTGGGGCTTACCCTCGGCGTTGTGGTGGGCATGATTGAATTCCCACTGCCGGGAGGAAGTTCGCTCAAGTTGGGCAATGCCGGCGGGCCACTGCTGGTATCGCTGGTGCTCGGCGCGCTCGGCCGTACCGGCCCAGTGGTGTGGCAGGTCCCCTACGGTGCGAACTTGGTGCTGCGGGGCCTGGGAATCACTTTGTTCTTGGCGGGCATCGGCACCACCGCTGGTGCGGGTTTTGCTAAGGCGTTGGCCGACCCTGCGTCGCTGACCGTTATCGGCGTAGGAGCTTTGTTGACCTGCGCGTTGAGCTTCCTCACCCTCCTTGTGGGACACAAAGTGCTCCGGATTCCATTCGGTCAAACAGCTGGCATCCTCGCCGGAATTCAAACCCACCCGGCCGTGCTCTCCTACGCTAGCGACCAACAAAACAATGAGCTGCCCGCGTTTGGCTATACCAGCGTGTATCCGCTGAGCATGGTGGCCAAAATCGTGGCAGCTCAAGTGTTGTTGTTTGTTTTGCTCTAGCTAGCGCAACCGCGAAGGCTTAGCCGAAAATAACCGCGGTTTGAGTAGCGCGGTCGTGGAGTCCCCGCCCGTCAGCGTCCACCATAATCGGCGGGAAAATGAAAACCGTCAGCACGGTACGCACGAGGGCACGGACGAATCCAACGCGACCGACGGCGTCGACACGCGCCACACCCATGCCGAGGATTGCCTGGCCCGGGGTGCGGGCGAACAACCACACGCTCACCACGGAGATAAGGCAAAACAGGATAAGGGTGAGTGTCGACACTCCCCCGAGCGCATCGGTGAAATTACGAATAATGATCGCGATGAACATGCAGAGAAACCAGTCGATCGTAATTCCGACTGCACGTCGCATGACACTGGCCAACGCACCTGCCCCTTTTTCCGGGAGCCCGAGCTTTTCCCCAGGCCAGCGACCTGGTGCCATGGGATCATCGGCGTCGCCCGGAATCATCGGGCCTTCAAGCCAGCTGCGTTTTTGTTCAGACATACCTAGCAATTTATCCCAGCCGTGAATCAAACACCGAAAACAGGGGCGGAAAATTACAGTTTGACACCAGAAGGTTTGTACACTGGTGCGCATGTGGCGATTTGCCTGGCCTGCCACAGGCCGAGTGAATGCGCCGAACTTTTACACACTATTTCCGCGAGGAGCACCACGTGGCTTTTGAAAGCGTTGCTGATGTCGTCAAGTACATCAAGGACGAAGAAGTTGAATTCCTAGACATCCGCTTTACCGACGTCCCCGGCACCGAACACCACCTTTCGATCCCAGCATCGATGTTCGATGAAGAAACCGCAGAAGCCGGACTGGCATTCGACGGCTCCTCTATCCGTGGGTTCACCACCATCGAAGAATCCGACATGAACCTGCTGCCGGACGTAAAGACGGCAATGATCGACCCGTTCCGACCAGCAAAGACGCTGAACATGAAGTTCTTCGTCCACGACCCATTCACCCGCGAACCATTCAGCCGTGACCCACGCAACGTCGCACGCAAAGCTGAAGAATATTTGGCCTCCACTGGCATCGCCGACACCTGCTTCTTTGGTGCCGAAGCTGAGTTCTACCTCTTCGACTCGGTACGTTTCCACACCGATGTCAACGCCTCCTTCTACGAAGTAGACAGCGACGAAGGCTGGTGGAACCGCGGTTCGGAAACCAACCTCAACGGTGGACCAAACCTCGGCTACAAGAACCGCACCAAGAAGGGCTACTTCCCTAACGCGCCTTATGACGGCGCAGTGGACATCCGCGACGACATGGTCCGCCACATGCGCGATGCTGGTTTTGACGTAGAACGCTTCCACCACGAATGTGGCCAGGGCCAGCAGGAGATCAACTACAAGTTCAACACTCTGCTGCACGCAGCAGACGACCTGCAGACGTTCAAATACATCGTTAAGCAGACCGCCCACTACCACGGTCAAACCGCCACCTTCATGCCTAAGCCACTGGCGGGCGATGCCGGATCCGGTATGCACGCCCACCAATCGCTGTGGAAGGACGGCCAGCCACTGTTCCACGACGATAACGGCTACGCGGGTCTCTCCGACCTCGCCCGTTACTACATCGGTGGCATCCTACACCACGCAGGTGCGGTGCTGTCCTTCACCAACGCGACGTTGAATTCCTACCACCGCTTGGTCCCAGGCTACGAAGCTCCAATCAACCTGGTGTACTCGCAGCGCAACCGCTCCGCAGCAGTGCGCATCCCGATTACGGGCTCCAACCCGAAGGCAAAGCGCATCGAGTTCCGCGCGCCGGACCCATCGGGCAACCCATACTTCGGCTTTGCTGCCATGATGATGGCTGGTCTCGACGGCATCAAGAACCGCATCGAGCCACACGCACCAGTGGACAAGGACCTCTACGAACTCCCACCTGAGGAAGCAGCCTCCATCCCAACCGCCCCGACTTCCCTCGAGGCATCCCTGGAAGCACTCGCCGAAGACCACGAGTTCCTCACCGAAGGTGGCGTCTTCACCGACGACCTCATCCAGACCTACATCAAGTACAAGTACGACAACGAGATCATC from Corynebacterium epidermidicanis encodes:
- the gcvT gene encoding glycine cleavage system aminomethyltransferase GcvT — protein: MSDVLYSPLHTEHEALGASFTAFGAWQMPLKYGSELAEHKAVRENVGLFDLSHMGEIRVTGAQAGEFLDYALISQLSTIAVGKAKYTMIVQPDGGIIDDLIVYRLDDAEFLVVPNAGNADVVWDELSARAAGFDVSLANESRTTALVAVQGPRAEELLTGIAEDAAAVRELKYYATVPAKIAGFDVLLARTGYTGEDGFELFLPNEQASTLWEALVAAGKPFEMLPCGLAARDSLRLEAGMPLYGNELNRTLTPADAGLGVLVSKKKEGDFLAKDALLGAEAPKRKLIGLQGEGRRAARAHSMILSPEGAEIGEVTSGQLSPTLGYPVAMAYLDVDFAEEGRELDVDIRGKKHTYRVVKLPFYKRG
- a CDS encoding aspartate:alanine exchanger family transporter, with the translated sequence MQVFVENQLLALVTIMALGLLLGRVRVFGFQLGVAAVLFVGLGFATLNPAIALPPIVFIIGLSLFVYTIGLESGPDFFRSLRTTGLKANIFALAVIAVSTLLAWVLIKAFDLDAATGAGMFTGALTNTPAMAAVVDSLPGLVSPDQLADVAELPVVTYSLAYPIGVLGVIVAIAVCHALFRVNPAAEAEAAGVAVHELLTARVRVTKDDLPALTNIPYILELDIIISRRERAGELHIPELGDRARIGDILTVVGTESEVARATALMGESVPGDPTHDEGLDYRRIFVSNPSIVGIPLAKLRPQMSDMLVTRVRRGDVDMVATPEMSLQLGDRVRVVCPSERLDRATRFFGDSYKKISDINLLPLLVGLTLGVVVGMIEFPLPGGSSLKLGNAGGPLLVSLVLGALGRTGPVVWQVPYGANLVLRGLGITLFLAGIGTTAGAGFAKALADPASLTVIGVGALLTCALSFLTLLVGHKVLRIPFGQTAGILAGIQTHPAVLSYASDQQNNELPAFGYTSVYPLSMVAKIVAAQVLLFVLL
- a CDS encoding AAA family ATPase; translation: MYVDRLYLKPISNGDYSTSLPLARHLGALGTFRFTRPVTILTGENGAGKSTLIEAMACRLGFDAAGGVQAEFNRAAEWTTSKLHRALVIRGSLPLINGYFLRSETQFNVANAGEPVARSHSESIMDVVERHFFSKGLFILDEPEVGLSPIHQMALLGYIDMIARGGGQFIIATHSPIILAVPGADIWHLSSERLGQVAYEDHPIYLTYRDFLRDPQQRILGELGRLR
- a CDS encoding DUF4191 domain-containing protein, with protein sequence MADAKKAQLKAAEKEAKAAKRAQRKQNYSQMWQAFNIQRKNDKALVPLMLIAVVGMAVLFFGLGLLFNSQWWMLPIGLALGIMLAMFIFTRRVEKSVYDQAENQPGAAGWALENLKSGVGMAWRTKTAIAANTHMDAVHRVIGNPGIVLVGEGEMHRLKPLMAQAEKRLNRVSGGVPIYKIYTGEGEDQVRIRNLQRELMKLPRNYKKDEVYALANKIEAMDHISGQGQPGLPKGPLPKGAKVSGMNRRARRQAERGGR
- the lipA gene encoding lipoyl synthase, translating into MLRVEARNSETPIESKPRWIRTSVKTGPEYQDMKQRVSGASLHTVCQEAGCPNIHECWESREATFLIGGDQCSRRCDFCQIHTGKPDPLDRDEPRRVAESVREMGLNYATITGVTRDDLEDEGAWLYAEVVRQIHALNPNTGVENLVPDFSGKPDLLQQVFEARPEVFAHNIETVPRIFKRIRPAFRYDRSLDVIRQARDFGLVTKSNLILGMGETVEEIQEALRDLRSAGCDIITITQYLRPGLKFHPIERWVKPEEFVEHADYARELGFTGVMSGPLVRSSYRAGRLYAQTIAARGEELPENLKHLAETSAGSTAQEATSLLAKYGASEDTPVTTRA
- the gcvH gene encoding glycine cleavage system protein GcvH gives rise to the protein MSNLPESYSYSADHEWISGAEVGATVKLGITDFAANALGEIVYVDLPAVGDTVEIGETCGEVESTKSVSDLFSPVNGTVVAVNDELADAPETINSDPFEAGWLFEVEITEVGPVMTAAEYAEKNGI
- a CDS encoding AAA family ATPase — translated: MTFISGFELSELEPGEDNAYLRQLPIVKSLLGAGRIDFTSSVTFLVGENGAGKSTLVEALAVGMRFNPAGGTRNSLFSSADTVSELHYWLRIFRSRNPRDGYFLRAEAMNKVFSYYDAPGFYDPRFGPRMHTMSHGESSLHLLKNRFHANGLYLLDEPESGLSPDSQIVAAARIADLARRGAQFIIATHSPIILAVPGAEILEIRDGALTRVSYEETSLVEATREFIDDPLGTAAYLCEADPIPED
- a CDS encoding AIM24 family protein, which codes for MPIHGYLFQNSAEIQSNDQFVQQNKKMLKVNLQGAPIQAKVGSMVAYQGDVRFENKGSGGLGKMFKKAVTGEGVEMMHVSGAGQVFLADQAQEVQILFLENDMISVNGKNVLAFSSSIEWDVHRIKGGGMMAGGLFNVSLRGTGFVAVLTDGDPIALNVAEAPTFADPQAAVLWTSGVQMQVRTDFTGGLRSLVHGGTGESIQLGFGGQGIVVVQPSEGQIFGGAGESSSSGSGLSDLFS
- a CDS encoding RDD family protein; the protein is MSEQKRSWLEGPMIPGDADDPMAPGRWPGEKLGLPEKGAGALASVMRRAVGITIDWFLCMFIAIIIRNFTDALGGVSTLTLILFCLISVVSVWLFARTPGQAILGMGVARVDAVGRVGFVRALVRTVLTVFIFPPIMVDADGRGLHDRATQTAVIFG
- the glnA gene encoding type I glutamate--ammonia ligase, which translates into the protein MAFESVADVVKYIKDEEVEFLDIRFTDVPGTEHHLSIPASMFDEETAEAGLAFDGSSIRGFTTIEESDMNLLPDVKTAMIDPFRPAKTLNMKFFVHDPFTREPFSRDPRNVARKAEEYLASTGIADTCFFGAEAEFYLFDSVRFHTDVNASFYEVDSDEGWWNRGSETNLNGGPNLGYKNRTKKGYFPNAPYDGAVDIRDDMVRHMRDAGFDVERFHHECGQGQQEINYKFNTLLHAADDLQTFKYIVKQTAHYHGQTATFMPKPLAGDAGSGMHAHQSLWKDGQPLFHDDNGYAGLSDLARYYIGGILHHAGAVLSFTNATLNSYHRLVPGYEAPINLVYSQRNRSAAVRIPITGSNPKAKRIEFRAPDPSGNPYFGFAAMMMAGLDGIKNRIEPHAPVDKDLYELPPEEAASIPTAPTSLEASLEALAEDHEFLTEGGVFTDDLIQTYIKYKYDNEIIPNRTRPTPQEFEMYFDC
- the lipB gene encoding lipoyl(octanoyl) transferase LipB; amino-acid sequence: MTAPRAPFTAPDAPIRRSGEPIDVVKLGLQDYEQMWHRQADIAAQRANDEIHDQLLMLEHPSIYTAGKRTQPEDRPTNGLPVIDVDRGGRITWHGPGQLVCYPIIKLNDPVDVVDYVRRVEEALIQVVRQLGVTTAGRIDGRSGVWVPASDGRADRKIAALGIRITRGVSMHGLALNCNNTLEYYDHIVPCGIDDAGVTTLAAELGRDVTVDECIEPISVALIDALEGRLTVADHTFGTAPDPCKGLGKRKV